A genome region from Senegalia massiliensis includes the following:
- a CDS encoding TIGR03915 family putative DNA repair protein, translating to MINHYIYDGSFDGLLNAIYKAYYTPDKPDKILSYEKREDNFLVKEILIDTDAKKAKKVYEAIDKKISPAALRKIYYAYLSEIDGIEMDILNFVRLGFKIGTDIELNLANEAVFKIESIYNKVSHERHRMTGLIRFKELKNNILYAEISPDYNLVGIIAPHFIKRLSNENFIIHDKKRNISVFYNKKEWIVREIKGDLNIIFNEKEEDYQNLWKMYFKSISIKEKFNPKLQRSNMPKKYWKYLIEKGG from the coding sequence ATGATAAATCATTACATATATGATGGCTCATTTGATGGCCTTTTAAATGCAATATACAAGGCATATTATACTCCTGATAAACCTGATAAAATACTTTCTTATGAAAAAAGAGAAGATAATTTCTTAGTAAAAGAAATATTAATAGATACAGATGCTAAAAAAGCAAAGAAAGTCTATGAAGCAATAGATAAGAAGATTTCTCCTGCTGCCTTAAGAAAGATATATTATGCTTATTTATCAGAAATAGATGGTATAGAAATGGATATACTGAACTTTGTTAGGTTAGGATTTAAAATAGGCACTGATATAGAACTAAATTTAGCAAACGAAGCGGTATTTAAAATAGAAAGTATTTATAACAAAGTAAGTCACGAAAGACATAGAATGACCGGACTAATTCGTTTTAAGGAACTTAAAAATAATATATTATATGCAGAAATTTCGCCAGATTACAATTTAGTAGGAATAATTGCACCACATTTTATAAAAAGACTATCTAATGAAAATTTCATAATTCATGATAAAAAAAGAAATATATCTGTATTTTATAATAAAAAAGAATGGATTGTAAGAGAAATAAAAGGTGATTTAAATATAATCTTTAATGAAAAAGAAGAGGACTACCAAAATTTATGGAAGATGTATTTTAAATCTATCTCTATAAAAGAAAAGTTTAATCCTAAACTTCAAAGGAGTAATATGCCAAAAAAATATTGGAAGTATCTAATAGAAAAGGGGGGATAA
- a CDS encoding putative DNA modification/repair radical SAM protein, whose product MDVLDKLRILSDAAKYDVSCSSSGSGRKNKKGGIGSASINGICHSWSDDGRCISLLKILMTNYCIYDCAYCVNRSSNDLERATLTPDEIVDLTINFYRRNYIEGLFLSSAIIKSPNHTMELILNVVKRLREVEGFNGYIHTKAIPHADKRIIDEIGLYVDRMSINIELPSENGLKLLAPNKTKKSILTPMGNIRNRIVETREEKKKFKYANSFVPGGQSTQLIVGATEDNDLKILKLSEGLYDGYNLKRVYYSAYVPVAKSPNLPVLDSPPVIRENRLYQADWLLRFYKFKADELLDENMPNFDLSLDPKCNWALRNIGIFPVEINRADYNTLLRVPGIGVKSARRIVAARKFGPLNYDNLKKLNIVLKRAKYFITCNGKYYGMSSMNPEKIRKKLIYGLDRNIFEKQLSLWEMGGFNDKSLHI is encoded by the coding sequence GTGGATGTATTAGATAAACTTAGAATACTTTCTGATGCTGCAAAATATGATGTTTCTTGTTCTTCTAGTGGAAGTGGTAGAAAAAATAAAAAAGGCGGCATAGGTTCTGCTAGTATAAATGGGATATGTCATAGTTGGTCTGATGATGGAAGATGTATTTCACTACTTAAAATACTTATGACAAATTATTGCATATATGATTGTGCATATTGTGTAAATAGATCATCAAATGATTTAGAAAGAGCAACACTTACTCCTGATGAAATAGTAGATTTGACTATAAATTTTTATAGGAGAAATTATATAGAAGGTCTTTTTCTAAGCTCTGCAATAATAAAATCACCTAATCATACAATGGAGCTTATATTAAATGTAGTAAAAAGGCTTAGGGAAGTAGAAGGATTTAATGGTTATATCCATACAAAAGCCATACCTCATGCAGATAAACGTATTATAGATGAAATAGGATTATATGTAGATAGAATGAGCATAAATATAGAATTACCCTCTGAAAATGGACTTAAACTACTTGCTCCAAATAAAACTAAAAAGAGCATATTAACCCCTATGGGAAATATTAGAAATAGAATAGTAGAGACGAGAGAAGAAAAGAAAAAATTTAAATATGCAAATTCTTTTGTACCAGGGGGACAAAGTACTCAGTTAATAGTTGGAGCAACTGAGGATAATGATCTAAAAATACTTAAATTATCAGAAGGATTATATGATGGATACAATTTAAAAAGAGTGTATTATTCTGCATATGTACCAGTAGCGAAATCACCTAATTTACCTGTATTAGATTCACCACCTGTAATTAGAGAAAATAGATTATATCAAGCAGATTGGTTACTTAGATTTTACAAATTTAAGGCAGATGAACTATTGGATGAAAATATGCCTAATTTTGATTTGTCTCTTGATCCAAAATGTAATTGGGCGCTTAGAAATATTGGGATATTCCCTGTAGAGATAAATAGGGCAGATTACAATACTCTTTTAAGAGTACCAGGCATAGGAGTTAAATCAGCTAGAAGGATAGTTGCTGCAAGAAAATTTGGTCCACTTAATTATGATAATTTGAAAAAATTAAATATAGTGCTTAAAAGGGCCAAATATTTCATAACTTGTAATGGTAAATATTATGGAATGAGTTCTATGAATCCAGAAAAGATTAGAAAAAAATTAATATATGGTTTGGATAGAAATATATTTGAAAAGCAGTTATCTCTTTGGGAAATGGGTGGTTTTAATGATAAATCATTACATATATGA
- a CDS encoding glycoside hydrolase domain-containing protein produces the protein MDPMVLIVQQWVNNTYSGQNGFILAPENGKTGWSTMYSLTRALQIELGIATPANNFGEGTSSAYKAWGEMEMGSVPLNHQGQNIVKILQGAMYCKGYDPTGFTGTFGEGTKSAVTKLQTDAGLPIQDGKVYDYVFKAFLVMDAYVLTLGGDPRIREIQRNLNYNYFMTSGVQPADGHYQRGTNKALIYGIQTEEGIAPDLQTGSVGPTTRERLPTLMLGNRGDFVKLFQYALYFNRYDPGVFDGIYGNGVKNAVMGFQEFVALSPVDGIAGKQTWLSAITSTGDTSRRGTACDSVTMITPERATTLKAEGYEIIGRYLTNARNGVLNKKIQIGELQTIFDANLRVFPIFQTYGGDASYFNFGQGGRDAIEAYYAAESHGFKDRTTIYFAVDFDAYDNDVDNNILPHFRAIESEFYALGGKYKVGVYGPRNICIRVSQAGYATKSFVSGMSTGFSGNLGYPLPQNWAFDQIATITVGSGRGLITIDKNIASGLDAGQSSVEPINHKDGLDSTLILTYLPMIREEVPPIIKDILNFLQEFSSIREPIDSVNIVLDYDGLITRMARKLQMRKSFIQTVISWEASAENTLDAIQDQRVKNGDIDDSSTGVGQIFAWVAINARNWAINQNYLDDTIRDANNKDDINEIWHKLHVDRAFNIETCAYVLKWGAVVEKGYPSNMLNYTESQVKGTIARYNGTNESATKYGERNYTIYQAFENYNQLSR, from the coding sequence ATGGATCCAATGGTTTTAATTGTTCAACAATGGGTTAACAACACATATTCGGGGCAAAATGGCTTTATATTGGCACCAGAAAACGGAAAAACAGGATGGTCGACAATGTATTCGTTGACGAGAGCTTTGCAAATTGAGTTAGGAATTGCTACTCCAGCTAACAATTTTGGTGAAGGGACTTCAAGTGCTTATAAAGCTTGGGGAGAAATGGAAATGGGAAGTGTCCCTTTAAATCATCAAGGACAAAATATTGTAAAAATACTACAAGGGGCTATGTATTGTAAAGGTTATGATCCTACAGGGTTTACTGGAACATTTGGAGAAGGAACAAAGTCGGCAGTAACTAAGCTACAAACTGATGCGGGTCTTCCTATTCAAGATGGTAAGGTCTATGACTATGTATTTAAGGCATTTTTAGTTATGGATGCTTATGTACTTACATTAGGAGGCGACCCTAGAATTAGAGAAATCCAAAGAAACCTGAATTACAACTATTTTATGACTTCTGGTGTTCAACCAGCTGATGGACATTATCAAAGAGGTACTAACAAAGCTTTGATCTATGGTATTCAGACAGAAGAAGGTATTGCTCCAGATTTACAAACAGGTTCAGTTGGTCCTACAACAAGAGAGCGTCTTCCTACTTTAATGTTAGGAAATAGAGGGGATTTCGTAAAATTGTTTCAATACGCTTTATATTTTAATAGATATGATCCTGGAGTTTTTGATGGAATTTATGGAAATGGAGTTAAGAATGCTGTAATGGGATTCCAAGAATTTGTAGCATTATCTCCAGTAGATGGTATTGCGGGGAAACAAACTTGGCTTTCTGCTATAACTAGTACAGGTGATACTAGTCGAAGAGGTACTGCTTGTGACAGTGTTACCATGATTACTCCTGAAAGAGCTACAACATTAAAGGCTGAAGGTTATGAAATAATTGGAAGATATTTAACAAATGCAAGAAATGGTGTATTAAATAAAAAAATACAAATTGGTGAACTGCAAACAATCTTTGATGCTAACCTAAGAGTTTTCCCGATTTTTCAGACTTATGGTGGAGATGCATCATATTTCAATTTCGGTCAAGGTGGAAGAGATGCTATTGAAGCGTACTATGCTGCAGAAAGTCACGGATTTAAAGATAGAACTACTATTTATTTTGCTGTTGATTTTGATGCTTACGATAATGATGTTGATAATAACATTCTACCTCATTTCCGAGCAATTGAATCTGAATTTTATGCATTAGGTGGTAAGTACAAAGTTGGAGTATACGGACCACGAAATATATGCATTAGAGTTTCTCAAGCAGGATATGCAACAAAAAGTTTTGTAAGTGGAATGTCAACTGGATTCAGTGGCAATCTTGGGTACCCACTTCCTCAGAACTGGGCATTTGATCAAATTGCAACCATTACAGTCGGTTCAGGCAGGGGTTTAATTACTATCGACAAAAATATTGCATCAGGATTAGATGCAGGACAATCGTCGGTAGAACCTATAAATCATAAAGATGGCTTAGATTCTACTCTTATTCTTACTTATTTACCTATGATAAGAGAGGAAGTGCCTCCGATTATTAAAGATATTTTAAACTTTCTTCAAGAATTTTCATCTATAAGAGAACCAATTGACTCAGTTAATATCGTTCTTGATTATGATGGCTTAATCACTCGAATGGCAAGAAAACTTCAAATGCGAAAATCTTTTATCCAGACAGTGATCTCTTGGGAAGCTTCCGCAGAGAATACTCTGGATGCAATTCAAGATCAGAGAGTTAAGAACGGAGACATTGATGACTCAAGTACAGGAGTAGGTCAAATATTTGCCTGGGTTGCGATTAACGCTCGAAATTGGGCCATTAATCAAAATTATCTAGATGACACAATACGAGATGCTAATAATAAAGATGACATAAATGAAATCTGGCACAAACTTCATGTTGATCGAGCATTTAATATTGAAACATGCGCATATGTTCTTAAATGGGGAGCTGTTGTAGAAAAAGGATATCCTTCCAATATGTTAAATTACACAGAATCTCAAGTAAAAGGCACTATTGCTCGTTACAATGGAACAAATGAATCAGCCACAAAGTATGGTGAAAGAAACTATACAATCTACCAAGCTTTCGAAAACTATAACCAGCTAAGCAGATAA
- a CDS encoding PadR family transcriptional regulator, whose protein sequence is MMDRSQLMRGTLEGCIVSIISKGETYGYEIVSHLQGYGFYNVKEGTIYPILVRLEKKKIISSLYKKSPLGPKRKYYFLTQIGEEFLKEFIISWNEVKKSVDSVLKGEGEYDR, encoded by the coding sequence ATGATGGATAGATCTCAATTAATGAGAGGAACATTAGAAGGATGTATAGTTAGTATAATAAGTAAGGGAGAAACATATGGATATGAGATTGTATCACATTTACAAGGTTATGGATTTTATAATGTGAAAGAAGGAACAATTTATCCTATTTTAGTAAGACTTGAAAAAAAGAAAATAATATCATCCTTATACAAAAAATCGCCACTCGGACCAAAGAGAAAATACTATTTTTTAACTCAAATTGGAGAAGAATTTCTTAAAGAATTTATAATTTCATGGAATGAAGTAAAAAAATCTGTAGATAGTGTTTTGAAAGGAGAAGGTGAATATGATAGGTAA
- a CDS encoding histidine phosphatase family protein has translation MNTKLIMVRHAKVIYTEDDKSRELSEEGKIQRKDVLEALKRENVDIIYSSPYKRAIDTIKLYADFRNMDINIVDDLRERKVSDVFIDDFMSFSINQWKDFNYKLNGGESLNEVKDRGIKVIENILNKHKGKDIVVGTHGTFLSVLLNHYDDKFNYEDWKALKMPAIFIITFDDKLNVIDIEETALEGKCVKSV, from the coding sequence ATGAACACAAAATTAATAATGGTAAGACATGCAAAAGTTATATATACTGAAGATGATAAGTCAAGAGAATTATCAGAAGAGGGAAAGATTCAAAGAAAAGATGTATTAGAAGCATTAAAAAGAGAAAATGTAGATATAATATATTCGTCTCCCTACAAAAGAGCAATAGATACTATAAAACTATATGCAGATTTTAGAAATATGGATATAAATATTGTAGATGATTTAAGGGAAAGAAAGGTATCAGATGTATTTATAGATGATTTTATGTCATTTTCAATAAATCAATGGAAAGATTTTAATTATAAGCTTAATGGTGGAGAATCACTTAATGAGGTTAAAGATAGAGGAATAAAGGTAATAGAAAATATACTAAATAAACATAAAGGCAAAGATATAGTGGTTGGAACTCATGGTACTTTTCTTAGCGTATTATTAAATCACTATGATGATAAGTTTAATTATGAAGATTGGAAAGCACTAAAAATGCCAGCTATATTTATTATTACATTTGATGATAAATTAAATGTTATAGATATAGAAGAGACTGCATTGGAAGGAAAATGTGTAAAATCCGTATAA
- a CDS encoding VanZ family protein, whose product MFSNLSNFNFTRKYYRKFYKKEDKKEYKIKHGEFKKVKHILFTSIIISLLFEILQLISGLGSFDVDDLILNTLGAVTGYGSYYLIKKIILYKKRMIK is encoded by the coding sequence ATATTTTCCAACTTATCAAACTTTAACTTTACTAGGAAATATTATAGGAAATTTTATAAGAAAGAAGACAAAAAAGAATATAAAATTAAACATGGAGAATTTAAAAAGGTAAAACATATATTATTTACTTCAATTATAATTAGTTTATTATTTGAAATACTACAGCTAATATCAGGGCTTGGCTCATTTGATGTAGATGATTTAATATTAAATACTTTAGGCGCAGTTACAGGATATGGATCATATTATTTAATTAAGAAAATAATACTATATAAGAAAAGGATGATTAAATGA
- a CDS encoding DUF5673 domain-containing protein, with the protein MAKVTIVLSLVILIDIAYDICNRQIMDIYFYSIKDMNLKILGPIFWFLVATLNFYENNNQITLMMFFLGILYIINDSRRDIITNKGIYTKDGNFKWKDILVFEWEENLNIRKKENYYSLYFKTQDDKFTFKVKEEDKNKVDELLKEKLGDRDEYKQK; encoded by the coding sequence ATGGCGAAAGTAACTATAGTTTTATCATTAGTAATATTAATTGATATAGCTTATGATATTTGTAACAGGCAAATAATGGATATTTATTTTTATTCTATAAAAGATATGAATCTCAAAATACTAGGACCAATATTTTGGTTTTTAGTTGCTACATTAAATTTTTATGAAAATAACAATCAGATAACTTTAATGATGTTTTTTCTAGGAATATTATACATAATTAATGATTCCAGAAGAGATATTATCACAAATAAAGGTATATATACTAAAGATGGTAATTTTAAATGGAAAGATATATTAGTATTTGAATGGGAAGAAAATTTAAATATAAGAAAAAAAGAAAATTATTATTCTCTATATTTTAAAACACAAGATGATAAATTCACTTTTAAAGTGAAAGAAGAAGATAAAAATAAAGTAGATGAACTATTAAAAGAAAAATTAGGAGATAGAGATGAATACAAACAAAAATAA
- a CDS encoding PadR family transcriptional regulator, with product MELIDNNPIYGYELALKLQEYGLEVSEGSIYPVLLRLQKKNFITGKMKKSPSGPNRKYYYLTEEGQIYLKEFKINWKNIKSSVDDLMNGGR from the coding sequence TTGGAATTAATAGATAATAATCCTATTTACGGATATGAACTTGCATTAAAACTTCAAGAATACGGATTAGAAGTAAGTGAAGGTTCTATTTATCCAGTACTACTTAGGTTACAAAAAAAGAATTTTATCACAGGAAAAATGAAAAAATCGCCTAGTGGACCAAATAGGAAGTATTATTATTTAACTGAAGAAGGGCAAATATATCTAAAAGAGTTTAAAATCAATTGGAAAAATATCAAATCTAGTGTAGATGATTTAATGAATGGAGGAAGATAA